CTAACTGTTGTGTTGTTGGTGTACATTGGGCTGCtatttagttgatttttcaTATGTAATTTCAGGCTGCTCTTGAAGCTGTGAAACAAAAGTTTGGCCGTGAAATCCATGTATTTGAAACATCAACAACTTCTCAAACACCAGATGAAGCATCCAATAGTGGTATGAAAGATTTGAACCTTTACAACCCTGCCTGGGAAACACACACTAGGACTTATATATCAACTTTGAAGTACTTTCGGTTTTAGGGATGTATttaggaaattttaaattttttaattgtcttTGGCAGAGGAGACAGATGACTTCTATGAGTTCACTGCAGAAGATTATTATCGAATTTTGGCCACCAAAAAGGAAGGTAAATTGACGATGACcttatttattgattattttagtCATATCAAGGGAAAGGAAATGCAATAGGTTGTGCTTTGGGTTGCATTATATTCATGACACATCTTTGCAGGTTGTGGAAAGAAGTGGATATTTCAACCAAACTATTATATAGGCAAATATTACCCCATTGTGGTCTTGCATATGTACTGAATTTGTTAGATATTTGGCTTGAAGATTCACATTTAGGACCGATTTTGTGTGGGTCCCCAATCCTATGGCATTGATAGGAATATCAGCAAGGAGTGGGAGACATAATCTTGTCTCTCACTAAGAGACTAGACTAGTCTCTGCCTTTTATGTATTTCTAACTTTTGtgcaaaaaaattgatataatgGTTGACATATAATAGAGCCCCTGTATCAATACACACACGCGCGCACACTCACACACACATGCATAATAGAGGTccagaatgaatatatatatgattacaTACATATGCATATTTTTGTATTACATATGCATACACACTCATTCCCATTCTATTATGATGTTAACTTCTTTAATGCCATCAAATGGAAATGCAAGCAGATAAATTCTTGAAGACACGAAAAATCCGAGAAGCAGAAGAGGCTGCTCGCAAGTCGAGAATAACAAAAGTGCCGACTGGACCTTCCTTTGTTAATGATCTCTTTTCACTGgttaaattgataaaattttaatgaggGTTCAggttttcatattaaaattatctgCTTCTTTTGCAGGCTGTCATTCGGGTGAGATTCCCTGATAATCACACTTTAGAGGCCACATTTCATCCATCGGAGACACTTCAGAGCTTGGTTGATCTCCTTATGAAAGTGATTGCTCAACCAGAACTACCATTCTACATATGTAGgaatttttcaaaccaaaatatttattgtttcTATGTATGATTAAAAGCTTCAATTTATTTATCTGAGATCCAAAtttcaatatgttattttagaTTGGTTAAGCTAAAGTAGTGAAGCTTAACATTTGGATTTGGTTGTATTTCAGATACTGCTCCCCCTAAGAAGCAAATAAAAGATATGTCACAGGATTTTTACTCTGCTGGGTTTGTTCCTGGTGCAATCATCTATTTTTCATATGATCAACCAAAGGGTTAGTACATGTTGGTTTCCTATTAGCATTCAATTGAGCTCTTGTAAGCTGAATCTTCATGCATAATTTGCAAGTTGTGTGtgattatttctttcttttcttttatttatttatttattttctgggGATAACATAGAAACCCATCTAATCTTGCTTCACAAGCCATGGATATGTGACCTCTGTAACACCAGATGCAATCTGAGACCTTCCATGGTCAGTCTAACATTGTCACTGAATGTGACCTTGACAGCAATTAgccttgactttttttttatcaaaatttgttCCTGAAACTTTTGGTTCATtaagattttgttttcaaattagcACAATTTTTTTGGTATGTTAGCTCTGTGCTTGACTCTGATCTTgacataaatataaatgtttattgCAAAGCTAAAAAACCATACAACTGAACTTGAGCTGTAAACCAACCCTCAATTTCTAGTTGTGCCACTCTTCAGTTTTGACATCCATGAGAAATTTCACAAGGCTGGTACCATTGCATGCTTGTCTTGTCTAGGTAGCTTACTGGAACAATAACATTTGAAGGATGGCTTAtctgtttattttgtttttagggATGTGATAAAGTTGCCCTGTGTTTGAAATGCACTTCCCTTTTCTTGTGGCATTTGGCAGGCATTACATTGGGGTTATCTTAGTTCTGATGAACTCAGGACCTAATTTGCCTTTTGTTTAACAAAGGGGATGAACCCCCTCCCTCTCTCACCAACAGAAAAGAGACCACTTGGGAAGCCACCCTCactatataaaatagttttcctGATCTATTGCCaactttaagataatttttaccTTCGCAACAGAAGCAAGACTGATGAAGCACTCTGACTTTGCTGCATTATAGTTAAAATTGCTGCATACAAAAGCCAAGCATATTTCATAACTTTAATCAAAGAAAAAGGTGCAAAACACATGGACTGACTAAAATAAGTTCCATTTGTACCTGATTGACACAATGTGAGGAAGAAAATGATTCCTAGAGGGTCTAAACAGCAATTGACCTAATATATTATGTGCTTCATAGAAATGAAATTTAGTGgttttccttttgctttcttCCCCCTGTTTCAGTTTGTTGATGACACGGTCTCTCTGTTGGGTGGATTCCAATTCCACTGATGATTTCCCTGTTTGAGAACAATGACTGATGTTATTAAGTGTGATCACTTTTTGACATGTTCAGGCAATGATGGTGCAGCTGGAAATTCGGGTGCCTGCCTTCGAGAAGAAATCATGTCTTTGAAAGGGTTACATCTTGTCACTGAGCTGGTAGAACCCGTCCGACCTGCAATTGAACCTGAAGCTGAAAAAGCGGCTCCTCCCCCTGTTGCCCAAGAGCCCAAGCCTGCTCAGAAAAAACCTGTTAAGCCAAAGTGGCTGAAAATGTGATGTCTGATTCTTCCAAGTAAGTTGCTCTTTCCTCTCTGGATATTTTTCTCCGcattgaattgaattgattgTCTTCCTTTCAATTCACCAAGCTAATTCTGAGTTTCCTTTTTGGATTAGAATGCAGGAAAGCTCCAGCAAGTGACATCAATTGtccaatttttatattaatctgTCATGAAGGGGGGTAGATAGCAAACTGGGCAAAATCATCCATGATTAAGTAAAGGTTAAAAGCTTCAAGAGGTCAAACTATATCTCTTTGCTTTTGGCAACCCTCATGTGTTAATTTTATACTACATCTTCTGTTTCGTGTGAATTTAGGTGTATCATGCATCAATCTATCAGAAGTTAGTGTGGttgctttcttttcttaaattgctttgaaCTTCTATAGTAGGTTctatattttcttgatttgatcCTGGCAATCCATATGGGGACATCATAGTGATGTAGTTTCCGGACTAGTTTACTAACAtgcaaatttaaatattttgttggaAAAAATAGTCCTATTTTTCGAAGTAAAAACCTCAGTTACTCTCTCCATCTCATACTAAGCCAAAAACATTAAAcacctcttttattttaattcagtGTCATTTTTTGACTTTGCATTTGACCTTTGTTCCATTCTCCCATTTTTCTCAACTAATCTCACCAATTCAACTCTTCAGAACATTGGGTGGGTAAATAAAGAATACTCACTATTGTCATAGTTTGTGGTTTATATATTCTTTGGCCCTTGTATTTTGGATTAAATGGTTTTCAGTTCCGGGAAGGCTATATGTCTATTTATACTTGCTAATAATGTATGCTATGTTGAAGGCAGGTGTATACCATGAGTCAAGTCATAATGGCTACAAACAGTTTAGGAAGGCTTTGATTAAAGGGAAAAGTGTGTTTCCTCGAGctcatttgagaaaaaaaaaccaaaacataggaattcaagtttataaaatccaaatttcataCCTTCATCTAGGATTTTAcgtatttttcaatcaaatgtattagtttttattaCTCGGGTACCAtcttttaatcatataaatattatctttgacCATTTTGGTAGTAGGTTTGACCCCGAATGTATGAAActtgtattatattttatgttttctttaaaatgagTGTGGAAACACACCTTTTAAACACCTTTTGCTTGTGAACACCTTTTGCCTATGAAAATGCATCAACTGCAAAAGCAAGGTTTCCTTTTTGAAGTGGAGGTCTTTGCCTTTCTGACCTATGACTTCCTTTTTATATCAGTAGGCAGGTCCAAACCCACCTTGAATTTTGGGTTGTTGAAGCTTTTGCCTCACCTTTGGGGCCTTGACTGCTGAAATTGGCTAATTGCTGCTTTCATCAAAATGTCATTTCCCATTTGTCTACCTACCAAAGCCCAAAGTCAAAAGTAAAGCACACGGTTCAAACTGTTCAAgtataatttctcaaaattactTATATAATCTCACATACTCCCCcaataatttcatttacaatTCTTCAGTGTctaaagaaaccaaaaaatatGGAGCAATGCTGTACCAGCAGTCATTGCTGCAAAAAAGAGGATAGATTCCAGCATTTAAAAGTACCAATTATTGAGCATTATTTGGAATTAGGTGACAATCAAGGTCTAGTGTGGGGTTGGGCAGTTGGGGTGGGTGCATTTGGCTCTAGTGTGATGGTAACACGTCTGGATCAGGAACCCCATGTCTTTTCTTGGGTTCCACCTATCCATTTGAATTCTAAAAGGATTAAACCCCAAGTCTTAAACAAGCTTGAAAGAAGAGGAAGCCAAATTGCAATTGCCCAATAAAGCACCAAGGCCAACTTTGTGCTTCTTTTGCAGGACAGACACCTTGGCAACGTGATATAAAAGCAGTCTGGAAAAGAAAATCTCTGATAAGATTTGAAAGGTAGACCGTAGACGCACCAAGGAGGAGCCTAAACCCGGGTTTTAACATCAATCACAGCTACCCCCTGCCACGTCTCATTAATCCGGTTGTTATTCCATACCAATCACACCCTCCTTCACTTGAATCCGATGTTGGTGAGACTGAGACCTACCTCTCCACCCATCGTTGCTGCCCAAGTGGCCAAGTCCCACCTAACCCCTCTGTCATCTGACGGTGGTTTGAATCTGGTTTAAGCCTCTAAGGATTCATTTCATGACCCATATCAAAATAAATCCCTTTTTTATTGGCGTTGTCTGCCTCACTCTCCTCTCCCCACGTGCTCACCAAACCCCACTTATGTTACAGAATGCCCGTAATTTTCCCATACAgattaaaattaagtttataatttGGATTGGACTTTTCAAAAAAAGCACTAGGCTCCGatatttcctaaaaaaaatctaaaacaagACCCACGACTGGACCCTTGTGCCCTCAAGCTCAGGAGTCAGGACCACTACAGTTTTATCATGTCTACATTTTGTGCATATTAATGCAATTCTAGATTTTCTATTTTGCCCTGTCTTTTTGGAGATTTTCACCTCAGTGTCTTAGTCCATGGAATTCCAGGTGGTTCTTATTTTCCAAGTGGGCAAATTCAATTCGGATACAATTGTGGTTTGttgaatttggaaaaaatgAGGAGGCCAAATAAAATTGATACAAAAATAAAGTCTCCTTTTTAacaattcattttgttttccttgacCGGTTCTCCAATTTTGTTTGGGTTAAAAActtccatataaaaaatataacattttaagattatgtttggttgatcAAATATAATATGAGTTGCAATAAGAGATGAtgttaatcatattttatgttttgttgCTGATGAGATTTGTATgttcaaccaaacatagcatagaacatttatatatatataaatttatatttttaatcaattttttattttgtaaagtaattttttattataaaattaaatttgtggttaaaaaaatttgtaatatatatatatatatatatatatatatacacgctaatttttctatattgaataacataatatatttaaattttatttataaaatttaaatattttaataatgaacatagttaaatataagaaaatttttatttattttttaaatagaaaatattaaaatgtaacattgtttttattttaaatattaaaaaataatatatatttcatattattattatttatttatttcaataattaaatataaaaataatataatatattatattaaatatacttCTTTAAAATATCATGCTCATGTGAAAAATCATACTATAAGATAATTTCCTATCGTATGAAATAATGGAATATGATAAcgtaagatatatatattttatctcatcatgttaataaaatataacctaaaaacttaaaaattcataataataaacatttttccGATACTTCAAtcttcttaaataatttttaaagtcattaccttttttaatgaaaattttaatatcttatttaaaagttattattgtgtttaaaaataaaaaaatataaattatttagaatataCAATTTATTGCCGGCATAAGTAGAAAT
Above is a genomic segment from Vitis riparia cultivar Riparia Gloire de Montpellier isolate 1030 chromosome 14, EGFV_Vit.rip_1.0, whole genome shotgun sequence containing:
- the LOC117929452 gene encoding plant UBX domain-containing protein 1 isoform X1, which gives rise to MIFDSSPHWKRRRLTTIDPMDEVAAKAALEAVKQKFGREIHVFETSTTSQTPDEASNSEETDDFYEFTAEDYYRILATKKEDKFLKTRKIREAEEAARKSRITKVPTGPSFAVIRVRFPDNHTLEATFHPSETLQSLVDLLMKVIAQPELPFYIYTAPPKKQIKDMSQDFYSAGFVPGAIIYFSYDQPKGNDGAAGNSGACLREEIMSLKGLHLVTELVEPVRPAIEPEAEKAAPPPVAQEPKPAQKKPVKPKWLKM
- the LOC117929452 gene encoding plant UBX domain-containing protein 1 isoform X2 yields the protein MIFDSSPHWKRRRLTTIDPMDEVAAKAALEAVKQKFGREIHVFETSTTSQTPDEASNSEETDDFYEFTAEDYYRILATKKEDKFLKTRKIREAEEAARKSRITKAVIRVRFPDNHTLEATFHPSETLQSLVDLLMKVIAQPELPFYIYTAPPKKQIKDMSQDFYSAGFVPGAIIYFSYDQPKGNDGAAGNSGACLREEIMSLKGLHLVTELVEPVRPAIEPEAEKAAPPPVAQEPKPAQKKPVKPKWLKM